A region from the Citrobacter koseri ATCC BAA-895 genome encodes:
- the nagA gene encoding N-acetylglucosamine-6-phosphate deacetylase has translation MSQLLRARRVLTEQGWLDDHQLRIEKGVIAAIEPVPPGITARDAELLCPAYIDTHVHGGAGLDVMDDAPDTLDKLALHKAREGVGGWLPTTVTAPLDAIRNALERIARRCQSGGPGAQVLGSYLEGPWFTPQNKGAHPPELFRELDLAELDDLIAVSQNTLRIVALAPEKPGALQAIQHLKQRGVRVMLGHSAATYEQTCAAFDAGADGLVHCFNGMSGLHHREPGMVGAGLTDTRAWLELIADGHHVHPAALRLCCGYAKTRVVLITDAMRAAGMPDGQYDICGYDVEMRGGIVRTASGGLAGSTLSIDTAVRNMVKHAGATPEEAIHMASLHPARLLGIDRQLGSIEPGKCASLIALDNGLHLQRVWIQGQPFAL, from the coding sequence ATGAGCCAGTTGCTGCGCGCCCGACGCGTATTGACCGAGCAGGGCTGGCTTGACGATCACCAACTCCGTATTGAGAAAGGCGTTATTGCGGCAATAGAGCCCGTTCCCCCAGGAATCACAGCGCGTGATGCAGAGTTACTGTGCCCGGCATATATTGATACGCATGTTCACGGTGGCGCAGGTCTGGATGTCATGGACGACGCGCCGGATACGCTCGATAAACTGGCGTTGCATAAAGCGCGCGAAGGCGTGGGCGGTTGGCTTCCCACGACGGTCACTGCACCGTTGGATGCTATCCGCAATGCGCTGGAACGTATTGCCCGACGCTGTCAGTCCGGCGGCCCCGGCGCGCAGGTGCTGGGTAGTTATCTGGAAGGCCCCTGGTTCACGCCGCAGAACAAAGGGGCTCATCCGCCTGAACTGTTTCGTGAATTGGATCTTGCCGAGCTGGACGACCTGATAGCCGTCTCACAGAACACCTTGCGCATCGTCGCGCTGGCGCCGGAAAAACCTGGCGCACTGCAAGCGATTCAACATCTCAAACAACGCGGCGTACGCGTCATGTTAGGCCATAGCGCGGCAACGTACGAACAGACCTGCGCCGCATTTGATGCCGGTGCAGACGGGCTGGTGCATTGTTTTAACGGTATGAGCGGATTACACCATCGGGAACCTGGAATGGTGGGCGCCGGGTTAACCGATACGCGTGCGTGGCTGGAGCTTATCGCCGACGGGCATCATGTCCATCCTGCGGCACTGCGTCTGTGCTGTGGCTACGCGAAAACGCGGGTTGTATTAATCACCGATGCGATGCGCGCAGCAGGTATGCCTGACGGGCAATATGATATTTGCGGCTACGACGTCGAAATGCGTGGCGGCATTGTACGCACCGCGTCCGGTGGGCTGGCGGGCAGTACGCTCTCGATTGATACCGCCGTGCGAAATATGGTCAAACACGCTGGCGCGACGCCAGAAGAAGCTATCCATATGGCCTCACTGCATCCTGCCCGCCTGCTTGGCATCGATCGCCAGTTGGGATCGATCGAGCCAGGCAAATGCGCCAGCCTCATCGCGCTGGACAATGGCCTGCATCTCCAGCGTGTCTGGATTCAGGGGCAGCCCTTCGCCTTGTAG
- a CDS encoding AgaS family sugar isomerase — MPETRTSVTGTWTEEEIRQQPASWIRSLNNISSIRSAIDRFLTPLLCKNDLRIILTGAGTSAFIGDIIAPWLSRHTGKNITAVPTTDLVTNPMDYLTPAHPLLLVSFARSGNSPESVAAVELANQFVPECYHLSITCNEAGNLYQNAVDSDNAFALLMPAETHDRGFAMTSSITTMMASCLAVFAPDMINNQTFRDVADRCQTILTSLGDFSKGVFGNEPWKRIVYLGSGGLQGAARESALKVLELTAGKLAAFYDSPTGFRHGPKSLVDNETLVVVFISSHPYTRQYDLDLLAELRRDQQALRVVAIAAESDPVINAGPHILLPPSRAFIDTELAFCFLIYAQVFALTQSISVGNTPDTPSASGTVNRVVQGVVIHPWNA, encoded by the coding sequence ATGCCAGAAACTCGCACCTCCGTTACCGGCACCTGGACGGAAGAAGAGATCCGTCAACAACCGGCCAGTTGGATCCGCTCACTCAATAACATCAGCAGTATTCGATCGGCCATTGATCGTTTCCTGACGCCATTGCTGTGCAAAAACGATCTGCGGATCATACTGACCGGCGCAGGCACTTCCGCGTTTATCGGCGATATCATCGCCCCCTGGCTTTCACGCCACACCGGGAAAAACATCACGGCCGTACCCACCACTGACCTCGTCACAAATCCAATGGATTACCTGACGCCCGCACATCCGTTACTGCTGGTCTCCTTCGCCCGCTCCGGCAACAGCCCGGAAAGCGTTGCCGCCGTTGAGCTGGCAAATCAGTTTGTGCCTGAGTGCTATCACCTTTCGATCACCTGCAATGAAGCCGGAAATCTGTATCAAAATGCCGTCGACAGCGATAACGCCTTCGCATTGTTGATGCCTGCTGAAACGCACGATCGCGGCTTTGCGATGACCAGCAGCATCACCACCATGATGGCGAGCTGTCTGGCGGTGTTCGCACCCGATATGATCAACAACCAGACCTTCCGCGATGTTGCGGATCGCTGCCAGACGATCCTCACCTCGCTCGGTGATTTCAGCAAAGGCGTTTTTGGCAATGAGCCCTGGAAACGGATCGTTTACCTCGGTAGCGGCGGGTTACAGGGAGCTGCACGTGAATCCGCGCTCAAAGTTCTGGAGCTAACAGCCGGTAAGCTGGCTGCATTTTACGACTCGCCGACGGGTTTCCGTCACGGCCCGAAATCGCTGGTTGATAACGAAACGCTGGTCGTGGTGTTTATCTCCAGCCATCCCTACACCCGTCAGTACGATCTCGATCTGTTAGCGGAACTGCGCCGCGATCAACAGGCATTGCGCGTCGTCGCAATCGCCGCTGAAAGCGATCCTGTCATCAACGCAGGCCCACATATCCTGCTGCCGCCATCGCGCGCTTTTATTGATACAGAACTGGCTTTCTGCTTCCTGATCTACGCGCAGGTGTTCGCACTCACGCAATCCATCAGCGTCGGAAACACCCCGGACACCCCATCCGCCAGCGGCACGGTTAACCGTGTGGTGCAAGGTGTTGTTATCCATCCCTGGAATGCCTAA
- the kbaY gene encoding tagatose-bisphosphate aldolase subunit KbaY, whose amino-acid sequence MSIISTKYLLQDAQTKGYAVPAFNIHNAETIQAILEVCSEMQSPVILAGTPGTFKHIALEEIYALCSAYSNSYDIPLALHLDHHESLEDIRRKVNAGVRSAMIDGSHFPFEENVKLVKSVVDFCHARDCSVEAELGRLGGVEDDMSVDAESAFLTDPQEAKRFVELTGVDSLAVAIGTAHGLYTKCPKIDFQRLAEIREVVDIPLVLHGASDVPDEYVRRTIELGVCKVNVATELKIAFADAVKKWFAENPDGNDPRYYMRVGMDAMKDVVRSKITVCGSYKKLLQPSHC is encoded by the coding sequence ATGAGCATTATTTCCACCAAGTACCTCCTGCAAGATGCCCAGACGAAAGGTTACGCTGTCCCTGCATTCAACATCCATAACGCCGAAACGATCCAGGCGATTCTCGAAGTTTGCAGTGAAATGCAATCCCCCGTGATCCTCGCCGGGACGCCAGGCACCTTTAAGCACATTGCGCTGGAAGAGATCTACGCGCTATGCAGCGCTTACTCCAACAGCTATGACATACCGCTGGCGCTGCATCTCGATCACCATGAGTCGCTGGAAGATATCCGCCGCAAGGTCAATGCCGGCGTACGCAGCGCCATGATCGACGGTAGCCACTTCCCGTTTGAAGAAAACGTGAAGCTGGTGAAATCGGTGGTGGATTTCTGTCACGCGCGCGATTGCAGCGTGGAAGCTGAACTGGGACGTCTGGGCGGCGTGGAAGACGACATGAGCGTCGATGCGGAAAGCGCCTTCCTGACCGATCCGCAGGAAGCGAAACGCTTTGTCGAACTCACCGGTGTCGACAGCCTCGCTGTGGCAATCGGTACCGCACACGGCCTTTACACCAAATGTCCTAAAATCGATTTCCAGCGTCTGGCTGAGATTCGCGAAGTGGTTGATATCCCACTGGTGCTGCACGGCGCAAGCGATGTACCTGATGAATACGTCCGCCGCACCATTGAACTGGGCGTATGCAAGGTTAACGTCGCCACCGAACTGAAAATTGCCTTTGCCGATGCAGTCAAGAAGTGGTTTGCGGAAAACCCTGATGGCAACGATCCGCGTTATTACATGCGCGTGGGCATGGATGCGATGAAAGACGTCGTCAGAAGTAAAATAACGGTTTGCGGATCCTACAAAAAGTTACTGCAACCTTCGCATTGTTAA
- the malX gene encoding maltose/glucose-specific PTS transporter subunit IIBC, whose amino-acid sequence MTQEKSFKSRLWEFFQSLGKTFMFPVSLLAFMGLLLGVGSSITSPSTIKSFPFLGGELTQLTFGFIAMVGGFAFTYLPVMFAIAIPMGMAKRNKAVGAFSGFVGYMLMNMSINYYLTATHQIADAATMKQVGQSIVLGIQTLEMGVLGGIIAGVITYFLHERFQDTVLHDAFAFFSGIRFVPIITSLTMSLVGLAIPLLWTYVAMGIAGIGHIIQSTSVFGPFLYGVGVLLLKPFGLHHILLAMVRFTPAGGTEFVNGHEVAGALNIFYAELKAGLPFSPHVTAFLSQGFMPTFIFGLPAVAYAIYRTAKPENRPVIKGLLLSGVLVSVITGISEPIEFLFLFIAPALYAFHIVMSGLALMVMAILGVTIGNTDGGILDLLIFGVMQGTSTKWYLLFPVGIVWFGIYFFVFRWYILKHDIKTPGREDSSDDAAQAVAANTKARGKSKYDHGVILNALGGKENIDSLDNCITRLRLVVKDMSKVDQQTLKNAGALSVVVLDAHSVQVIIGPQVQSVKTGIEALI is encoded by the coding sequence ATGACACAGGAAAAGTCCTTTAAATCGAGGTTATGGGAATTCTTTCAAAGCCTGGGTAAAACATTTATGTTCCCCGTATCGCTGCTTGCATTTATGGGGTTATTATTAGGGGTAGGCAGTTCAATTACCAGTCCGTCGACAATAAAAAGCTTTCCATTCCTGGGAGGGGAGCTTACCCAATTAACTTTTGGTTTTATTGCAATGGTAGGTGGATTTGCTTTTACTTATTTACCTGTCATGTTTGCTATTGCTATTCCAATGGGAATGGCTAAACGGAATAAAGCCGTTGGCGCTTTTTCAGGTTTTGTCGGCTATATGCTGATGAATATGAGTATCAATTATTACCTGACCGCGACACACCAGATTGCGGATGCCGCGACAATGAAACAGGTCGGGCAATCCATCGTATTAGGCATTCAGACATTAGAGATGGGCGTGCTGGGCGGCATCATCGCTGGCGTTATCACCTATTTCCTGCACGAGCGTTTCCAGGATACCGTCTTGCATGACGCTTTCGCTTTCTTTAGCGGCATTCGTTTCGTCCCTATTATCACCTCGCTGACAATGTCTCTGGTGGGGTTAGCGATTCCATTACTCTGGACCTACGTCGCGATGGGTATTGCCGGTATCGGGCATATCATTCAGAGCACCAGCGTATTTGGCCCATTCTTATACGGTGTAGGCGTGCTGCTGCTCAAGCCTTTCGGCCTTCATCATATCCTGTTAGCTATGGTGCGTTTCACCCCGGCTGGCGGAACGGAGTTCGTTAACGGCCATGAAGTCGCCGGGGCGCTCAATATTTTTTATGCCGAGCTGAAAGCTGGCCTTCCCTTCAGCCCACATGTAACGGCCTTCTTATCTCAGGGCTTTATGCCGACATTTATTTTTGGTTTGCCTGCCGTAGCATATGCTATCTACAGAACGGCCAAACCCGAAAACCGCCCGGTGATTAAAGGACTATTACTTTCCGGTGTTTTAGTTTCGGTTATCACTGGTATCTCCGAGCCTATTGAATTTTTATTTCTCTTTATTGCCCCAGCGCTGTATGCCTTCCATATTGTAATGTCTGGGTTGGCTTTGATGGTCATGGCAATTCTTGGTGTCACCATTGGTAATACGGACGGCGGCATTCTGGATTTGTTAATTTTCGGCGTGATGCAAGGAACATCAACGAAATGGTATTTATTATTCCCGGTTGGTATCGTTTGGTTTGGGATCTACTTCTTTGTTTTCCGCTGGTACATTCTTAAGCATGATATTAAAACACCTGGCCGTGAGGACTCTTCAGATGATGCAGCCCAGGCTGTTGCAGCAAATACCAAAGCACGCGGCAAATCAAAATATGATCACGGTGTTATTTTGAATGCGCTGGGTGGGAAAGAAAATATCGATTCTCTGGATAACTGTATTACCCGTTTACGCCTGGTGGTGAAAGATATGTCCAAAGTGGATCAACAAACATTAAAAAACGCCGGGGCGCTCTCCGTCGTTGTACTGGATGCGCATAGCGTTCAGGTCATTATTGGGCCACAGGTGCAAAGCGTGAAAACAGGCATTGAAGCCTTAATCTAA
- a CDS encoding MalY/PatB family protein, with product MFDFDSTIERQSDKCRKWDHPFVCSRFGAVPKDFIPLWIADMDFTSPPAVIDGFQRIVQHGTFGYTYCFDAFYDAVITFQHERHQVNVQRDWITLTYGTVSTLHYTVQAFCQPGDSVMMNTPVYDPFAMAAQRQNVHVLASPLRVEENRYHLDVELIEDQLKTHRPKLWFFCSPHNPSGRIWRADEIRLVSDLCKRYGVILVVDEVHAEHILDGKFVSCLSSGCAALDNVIVLTSPNKAFNLGGLKTSYSIIPNETLRQRFRQQLEKNSITSPNIFGVWGIILAYQQGLAWLDALNGYLRGNAVYLANAIKTHFPDWKMMTPESSYLAWIDVSADERSATQLTQHFAQQAGVVIEDGSHYVQNGENYLRINFGTQRYWLEHAIDRMLKHY from the coding sequence ATGTTCGATTTCGACAGTACCATCGAGCGTCAAAGTGATAAATGCCGCAAGTGGGATCATCCGTTTGTCTGCTCGCGGTTTGGCGCCGTACCAAAAGACTTTATTCCGCTATGGATTGCGGACATGGATTTCACCTCACCTCCTGCGGTGATTGACGGCTTCCAGCGTATCGTCCAGCACGGAACATTTGGCTACACCTACTGTTTCGATGCGTTTTATGACGCGGTCATTACCTTCCAGCATGAGCGCCATCAGGTAAATGTTCAGCGTGACTGGATCACGCTGACCTACGGCACCGTTTCTACACTGCACTACACGGTTCAGGCATTCTGCCAACCGGGCGATAGCGTGATGATGAATACGCCGGTCTATGACCCTTTTGCGATGGCGGCGCAGCGGCAGAATGTGCATGTTCTCGCCAGTCCGCTTCGCGTGGAAGAGAACCGCTATCATCTTGATGTTGAATTGATCGAAGACCAGCTTAAAACGCATCGTCCAAAACTATGGTTCTTCTGTTCGCCGCACAACCCTTCAGGAAGGATCTGGCGTGCGGATGAGATCCGTCTGGTCTCTGATTTATGCAAACGCTATGGCGTGATCCTGGTCGTTGACGAAGTCCATGCCGAGCACATTCTTGATGGTAAGTTCGTCAGTTGCTTGTCATCGGGGTGCGCCGCACTGGATAACGTTATTGTCCTGACCTCGCCCAACAAAGCTTTCAACTTAGGCGGGCTGAAAACCTCTTATTCCATCATCCCGAATGAGACGCTGAGGCAGCGTTTTCGCCAGCAGCTTGAGAAGAACTCCATCACCTCGCCGAATATCTTCGGTGTCTGGGGAATCATTCTTGCCTATCAGCAGGGGCTTGCATGGCTGGATGCGCTGAATGGATATCTGCGCGGCAACGCCGTATATCTGGCTAACGCCATTAAGACCCACTTTCCCGACTGGAAAATGATGACGCCGGAATCGTCATATCTCGCATGGATTGACGTGAGTGCGGATGAGCGCAGCGCAACGCAACTGACACAGCACTTTGCTCAACAGGCAGGAGTGGTGATCGAAGATGGCAGCCACTACGTGCAAAACGGTGAAAACTATTTACGGATTAACTTCGGCACCCAACGCTATTGGCTGGAACACGCCATCGACAGAATGCTGAAACATTACTAA
- the rsmI gene encoding 16S rRNA (cytidine(1402)-2'-O)-methyltransferase, protein MKQNESADNSQGQLYIVPTPIGNLADITQRALEVLQAVDLIAAEDTRHTGLLLQHFAINARLFALHDHNEQQKAETLVTKLKEGQNIALVSDAGTPLINDPGYHLVRICREAGIRVVPLPGPCAAITALSAAGLPSDRFCYEGFLPAKSKGRRDALKAIEAEPRTLIFYESTHRLLDSLEDMVAVWGESRYVVLARELTKTWETIYGAPVGELLAWVKEDENRRKGEMVLIVEGHKAQDDALPADALRTLALLQAELPLKKAAALAAEIHGVKKNALYKYALEQQGE, encoded by the coding sequence ATGAAACAAAACGAATCGGCGGATAATTCTCAGGGCCAACTCTATATTGTACCTACTCCTATCGGGAATTTGGCTGATATTACCCAACGAGCGCTCGAAGTTTTGCAAGCCGTTGATTTAATTGCCGCTGAAGACACTCGTCATACCGGACTATTGTTACAACACTTCGCGATTAACGCCCGTTTGTTCGCTTTACATGACCACAATGAGCAGCAAAAAGCCGAGACGCTGGTGACGAAGCTAAAAGAGGGGCAGAACATTGCGCTGGTTTCTGATGCCGGAACGCCATTGATCAATGACCCGGGTTACCATCTGGTGCGCATCTGTCGTGAAGCTGGCATCCGTGTGGTTCCGTTGCCGGGGCCGTGCGCCGCGATTACCGCGCTGAGCGCCGCCGGGTTGCCGTCCGATCGTTTTTGCTATGAAGGTTTTCTGCCCGCGAAATCGAAAGGCCGCCGTGATGCGCTGAAAGCGATTGAAGCAGAACCACGGACGCTGATTTTTTATGAGTCCACGCACCGTTTGCTGGACAGCCTGGAAGATATGGTCGCCGTGTGGGGAGAATCTCGCTACGTGGTGCTGGCGCGTGAGCTGACCAAAACCTGGGAGACCATTTACGGCGCGCCGGTCGGCGAGCTGCTGGCATGGGTGAAAGAGGACGAAAACCGCCGCAAGGGGGAAATGGTACTGATTGTCGAAGGGCACAAAGCCCAGGACGATGCGCTTCCCGCCGACGCGCTGCGAACGCTGGCGTTGTTACAGGCGGAACTACCGCTGAAAAAGGCCGCCGCTCTTGCCGCCGAAATCCACGGCGTGAAAAAGAACGCGCTGTATAAGTATGCGCTGGAGCAGCAGGGGGAGTAA
- a CDS encoding penicillin-binding protein activator, with product MVPSTFSRLKAARALPVILAALIFAGCGTQAPDQSAAHMQGTAQADSGFYLQQMQQSSDDSKTNWQLLAIRALLKEGKSQHAIELFNQLPQNLNDAQRREQSLLAVEIKLAQKDIAGAQALLEKLTPADLDQNQQARYWQAKIDASQGRPSLSLLRALIAQEPLLSAKDKQKNMDATWQALSSMTQEQAQALVINADENVLQGWLDLQRVWFDNRNDPDMMKAGIADWQKRYPQNPGAKLLPTQLVNVQSFKPASTSKIALLLPLNGQAAIFGRTIQQGFEAAKNLGTQPVDAQPATAPVAEPTAPAEPAQPQAADGVASPSQAAVNDLTGDEQTQPVEQPVSAPAQTATASAPANPSAELKIYDTTSQPLDQILTQVQQDGASIVVGPLLKNNVEELIKSNTPLNVLALNQPEKVQNHANICYFALSPEDEARDAAHHIHDQGKQNPLLLIPRSGLGDRVANAFAQEWQKLGGGTVLQQKFGSTAELRMGVNGGSGIALTGSPVAASQPSQPGVTIGGLTIPAPPTDAQITGGGGRVDAVYILATPEEIGFIKPMIAMRNGSQSGATLYASSRSAQGTSGPDFRLEMEGLQYSEIPMLAGSNMPLMQQALGAVRNDYSLARMYAMGVDAWSLANHFSQMRQVPGFEINGNTGALTATQDCVINRKLSWLKYQQGQIVPAS from the coding sequence ATGGTACCCTCAACATTTTCTCGTTTGAAAGCCGCGCGCGCGCTGCCTGTCATTCTGGCAGCATTGATTTTCGCGGGCTGTGGCACCCAGGCGCCGGATCAAAGTGCTGCCCATATGCAGGGCACGGCACAAGCTGATTCCGGCTTTTATCTGCAACAAATGCAGCAAAGTTCAGATGATAGCAAGACCAACTGGCAATTACTCGCCATTCGTGCACTGCTGAAAGAAGGCAAAAGCCAGCATGCCATCGAATTATTCAACCAGTTGCCGCAAAACCTGAACGATGCGCAGCGTCGCGAACAGTCGCTGCTGGCGGTTGAGATCAAACTGGCGCAGAAAGATATCGCCGGCGCGCAGGCGCTGCTGGAAAAACTCACTCCGGCTGATTTGGATCAGAACCAACAGGCGCGTTACTGGCAGGCGAAAATTGATGCCAGCCAGGGCCGCCCTTCTCTTTCACTGCTGCGCGCGTTAATCGCCCAGGAGCCGCTGCTGTCTGCAAAAGACAAGCAGAAGAACATGGACGCCACCTGGCAAGCGCTCTCCTCTATGACCCAGGAACAGGCTCAGGCGCTGGTCATTAACGCCGATGAAAACGTCCTGCAAGGCTGGCTGGATTTACAGCGTGTCTGGTTCGATAACCGTAACGACCCGGACATGATGAAAGCCGGGATTGCTGACTGGCAAAAACGCTACCCGCAAAACCCAGGGGCAAAACTGCTGCCTACGCAACTGGTCAATGTGCAAAGCTTTAAACCTGCTTCCACCAGCAAAATCGCCCTGCTACTGCCGCTGAACGGCCAGGCCGCCATTTTTGGCCGCACCATTCAGCAAGGTTTTGAAGCGGCAAAAAATCTGGGGACGCAACCGGTGGACGCGCAGCCTGCCACTGCGCCTGTCGCGGAACCGACAGCGCCAGCAGAACCTGCCCAGCCGCAAGCCGCTGACGGCGTCGCCAGCCCTTCCCAGGCGGCGGTGAACGATTTAACCGGCGACGAACAAACGCAGCCCGTCGAGCAACCGGTAAGCGCCCCGGCGCAGACCGCTACGGCGAGCGCGCCGGCCAACCCTTCTGCTGAACTGAAAATCTACGACACCACCTCCCAACCGCTGGATCAGATCCTCACGCAGGTTCAGCAGGACGGCGCCAGCATTGTTGTCGGCCCGCTGCTGAAAAATAACGTTGAAGAGCTGATCAAAAGCAATACGCCGCTGAATGTCCTGGCGCTTAATCAGCCTGAGAAGGTGCAGAACCACGCCAATATTTGCTACTTTGCCCTCTCACCTGAAGATGAAGCCCGCGACGCGGCGCATCATATTCACGACCAGGGCAAACAAAATCCGCTGTTGTTGATTCCACGCAGCGGGCTGGGCGATCGCGTGGCGAACGCTTTCGCTCAGGAGTGGCAGAAGCTGGGCGGCGGCACGGTGTTGCAGCAGAAATTCGGTTCTACCGCTGAACTGAGAATGGGCGTCAACGGCGGCTCCGGCATTGCCCTGACAGGCAGCCCTGTCGCCGCCAGCCAGCCCTCACAGCCGGGCGTCACCATTGGCGGCCTGACGATTCCGGCACCACCGACAGACGCGCAGATCACTGGCGGCGGCGGTCGCGTTGACGCGGTCTACATTCTGGCGACGCCGGAAGAGATCGGGTTCATTAAACCGATGATCGCCATGCGTAACGGCAGCCAAAGCGGCGCAACGCTGTACGCCAGCTCGCGCAGCGCGCAGGGCACTTCCGGCCCCGACTTCCGTCTGGAGATGGAAGGCTTGCAGTACAGCGAGATCCCAATGCTGGCCGGTAGCAACATGCCGTTAATGCAGCAGGCGCTCGGTGCCGTACGCAACGACTACTCCCTTGCCCGTATGTACGCGATGGGCGTAGACGCGTGGTCGCTGGCGAACCACTTCTCGCAGATGCGCCAGGTGCCGGGTTTCGAAATTAACGGTAATACCGGGGCGTTAACCGCCACACAGGATTGCGTGATTAACAGGAAGTTATCATGGCTCAAATACCAGCAAGGGCAAATCGTCCCCGCCAGTTAA
- a CDS encoding YraN family protein produces the protein MAQIPARANRPRQLTSKQIGDVWEAAARRWLESKGLRFIAANVRERGGEIDLIMRDGKTTVFVEVRYRRSAQFGGAAASVTWSKQHKLLQTARLWLARHNGSFDTVDCRFDVLAFTGNDVEWFKDAFNDRS, from the coding sequence ATGGCTCAAATACCAGCAAGGGCAAATCGTCCCCGCCAGTTAACGAGTAAACAGATCGGCGACGTGTGGGAAGCCGCCGCACGCCGCTGGCTGGAGAGCAAGGGACTGCGTTTTATTGCCGCCAACGTGCGTGAGCGCGGCGGCGAAATCGATCTGATAATGCGTGACGGAAAAACCACGGTCTTTGTTGAGGTTCGTTATCGCCGCTCGGCACAGTTTGGCGGCGCGGCCGCCAGTGTGACCTGGAGCAAACAACACAAATTATTACAGACCGCCCGCTTGTGGCTTGCTCGCCACAATGGGAGTTTTGATACTGTGGATTGCCGGTTCGATGTGTTAGCCTTCACCGGAAATGATGTTGAGTGGTTTAAGGATGCCTTTAACGACCGCTCATAA
- the diaA gene encoding DnaA initiator-associating protein DiaA — MLDRIKVCFTESIQTQIAAAEALPDAISRAAMTLVHSLLNGNKILCCGNGTSAANAQHFAASMINRFETERPSLPAIALNTDNVVLTAIANDRLHDEIYAKQVRALGHAGDVLLAISTRGNSRDIVKAVEAAVTRDMTIVALTGYDGGELAGLLGPQDVEIRIPSHHSARIQEMHMLTVNCLCDLIDNTLFPHQDD, encoded by the coding sequence GTGCTCGATAGAATTAAGGTCTGCTTTACAGAAAGCATTCAAACGCAAATTGCTGCGGCAGAAGCTCTCCCGGATGCAATTTCCCGTGCCGCCATGACGCTGGTTCACTCCCTGCTCAACGGCAACAAAATTCTCTGTTGTGGTAATGGTACTTCCGCCGCCAACGCACAGCATTTTGCTGCCAGCATGATCAACCGTTTTGAAACAGAACGTCCCAGTTTACCCGCCATTGCACTTAATACCGATAATGTGGTCTTAACAGCGATTGCCAACGATCGCCTGCATGATGAAATCTATGCAAAACAGGTCCGTGCGCTGGGCCATGCCGGTGATGTTTTATTGGCGATTTCTACGCGTGGCAACAGTCGCGATATCGTTAAGGCCGTTGAGGCCGCCGTCACTCGGGATATGACCATTGTGGCGTTGACAGGCTATGACGGGGGCGAGCTGGCCGGGTTATTAGGGCCGCAGGATGTTGAAATCCGTATTCCCTCGCACCACAGCGCGCGCATTCAGGAAATGCATATGCTGACGGTAAACTGCTTGTGCGATTTGATCGACAACACGCTTTTCCCTCACCAGGATGATTAA
- the dolP gene encoding division/outer membrane stress-associated lipid-binding lipoprotein translates to MKAFSPLAVLISALLLQGCVAAAVVGTAAVGTKAATDPRSVGTQVDDGTLELRVNSALSKDEQIKKEARINVTAYQGKVLLVGQSPNSELSSRAKQIAMGVDGATEVYNEIRQGQPIGLGTASNDTWITTKVRSQLLTSDQVKSSNVKVTTENGEVFLLGLVTERESKAAADIASRVSGVKRVTTAFTFIK, encoded by the coding sequence ATGAAGGCATTTTCGCCACTCGCAGTCCTTATTTCTGCGTTGCTGTTGCAAGGTTGCGTCGCTGCCGCGGTGGTTGGAACCGCCGCTGTGGGTACGAAAGCCGCAACCGATCCACGTAGCGTTGGCACCCAGGTGGATGACGGAACCCTGGAGCTGCGCGTAAACAGCGCGCTGTCGAAAGACGAACAAATCAAGAAAGAAGCGCGCATCAACGTAACGGCGTATCAGGGCAAGGTATTACTGGTGGGTCAGTCGCCGAATAGCGAACTCTCCTCGCGGGCAAAACAGATTGCGATGGGTGTCGATGGGGCGACGGAAGTGTATAACGAAATCCGTCAGGGCCAGCCGATTGGTCTTGGGACGGCTTCGAACGATACCTGGATCACCACCAAAGTGCGTTCGCAGCTGTTGACCAGCGATCAGGTGAAATCGTCCAACGTAAAAGTGACGACCGAAAATGGCGAGGTTTTCCTGTTGGGTCTGGTCACCGAGCGTGAATCAAAAGCCGCTGCGGACATCGCCAGCCGGGTCAGCGGTGTGAAACGCGTCACCACCGCCTTTACGTTTATCAAATAA